The Chitinophaga parva genomic sequence GGGAAAATTCTGCATTCTCTTTCACTACGCTTTCGGTAACGCCATTCACCAGTACAATGCCGTTCTCGCTCAGGTCCAGCACAGATTCCACGATCTCCAGCGCGGCATTGGTATGCACGATCCAGAGGTTGCGGGGCTGTACAAAAGCGTTTTCATTATTCGCCGTGTACACATTGATGAGGTGCACGGGTTTGTCTACGGTTACACCTTTGGCCACTTCAATGAACAGGCCTCCGGTAAAGAGGGCAGTGTTCAGGGCTACAAAAGGCTGGTCCTGTACGTGTACGTGCTGGCCCAGGTGTTCCTTTACCAGCGGGTGTTCCGCGGCTTCCGCCAGGGGCTGGATGGTAACGCCTTTGATGGCGGGGAGTACGGACAGTGCAGGATTAAAATGACCATTCACCATCACCACGCGGTAGGCGTCCAGGCCTACAATGGCGGCAGGGGCCAGTTGTGCGTCTGTGATAACCGCCGGGGCGGGGGAGAAGGTGAAAGCGTCTTTCAGGAAGGATTGCACGTTGGTGGAACGCCAGTCTTCCCATTTCAGCGTGGGGATGCCCATGGCCTTGAAGCGGCTGAAAGCAGCTTCGCGCAGGGGCATGAAATTGCCCGCTGTAGCGCCGAGGAAGCCCTGGTAGCCCTCCACGATGTAGTTATAGAATGGAGTGGATAACTCGTTTGTCATGATGCAGATTAAACAGATTCTTTCAGGTGATATGCTTCTTTCAGCCAGTCGTAGCCTTTTTCTTCGAGTTCCAGTGCCAGTTCTTTGGTACCGGTCTTCACGATTTGTCCGTTGTACAGTACGTGCACAAAGTCAGGCACGATGTACTCCAGCAGGCGCTGGTAGTGCGTAATCATCACGAAAGCGTTGTCGCTGTTTTTCAGTTTATTCACGCCATTGGAAACGATGCGCAGGGCGTCGATGTCCAGGCCGGAGTCTGTTTCATCCAGGATAGACAGTTTGGGCTCCAGCATAGCGAGCTGCAGGATTTCGTTGCGCTTCTTTTCACCGCCGGAAAAACCTTCGTTCAGGGAACGGTTCATCAGGTTGGCGTCAAAGCTTA encodes the following:
- the sufD gene encoding Fe-S cluster assembly protein SufD, giving the protein MTNELSTPFYNYIVEGYQGFLGATAGNFMPLREAAFSRFKAMGIPTLKWEDWRSTNVQSFLKDAFTFSPAPAVITDAQLAPAAIVGLDAYRVVMVNGHFNPALSVLPAIKGVTIQPLAEAAEHPLVKEHLGQHVHVQDQPFVALNTALFTGGLFIEVAKGVTVDKPVHLINVYTANNENAFVQPRNLWIVHTNAALEIVESVLDLSENGIVLVNGVTESVVKENAEFSHYNLQMAAKDGRYIHYTATEQEQYSRYHHFNFTLPAASLTRNNLSIALHGSYTETNMRGLWVATESQHVDNHTFVDHLQPHCNSNELYKGVLLDTARAVFTGRIHVDQVAQKTNAFQQNNNLLLSADANINSQPQLEIYADDVKCSHGFTVGQFNEEALFYLRSRGIGRDAARNMLVGAFAYDITDDVKIPAIQDYIVSHIEQSITIN